In Leptolyngbya sp. NIES-2104, the genomic window CATCCAGAATCTTAATTTGATTCGGTGGTATATCACTAAACGCTTTTAAGCCTTCTTTCAAGGGAGCTAACACGCGTCGCCGCATCGGGTCAGCGGTTCCGTTAAACAAGAGTTCAACCTGCAAATCATAGAGATTCGCAGACTCATCACTCAAGTACCCGTTGGTCTGATGATGGAAGTTCTGAACGTAATAGCTCGGTAAACCTTGCGTTTCAACTTCAGATGTAAAATCCTGATAGCGCTTCTCATTGACGCGCTGCCACATTTCCGGCATATCGAGCCAAACCGCAGGATAGAAGCGGAAGAAATCATCCCACGAATTGTCGAACAGTAGGCTGACTGGGTAAATGCCTTTTTCAGCATCTTGCCAGTCGGTTTCGAGAATGGCATCCATCCGCTTTTGAATGGTTTGAATCAGTTCGAGCGTAAGCGGCTGGGGTTTTGGTTTGGTGACTTCGGGAGGGGGTGCAACCATATTCAGCAGTTGAGTACTGACGGCTTTATGCACCAATCCAAAATAGCTTTTTCCTTGCTGAACGGTCTGATATGCCAGCTTTGTTAATGTATCTTCGGGCATGGTGGTGTGCAACAGCAATCTACGACTATGAATAAGTGTAACGAATTCTGATCCGTGAGTAGCGTCATCGATCGAACGATTTTGAATTGAAAAAAGCGATCGAGCCATGACAGCTCGATCGCTTCTGGGTTCAAACTCTAGAACGAATTAGCAATCGTAGTAGAGCATGAATTCATACGGATGAGGGCGGATGCTCATTGGAATCACTTCGCGATC contains:
- a CDS encoding class I SAM-dependent methyltransferase; amino-acid sequence: MARSLFSIQNRSIDDATHGSEFVTLIHSRRLLLHTTMPEDTLTKLAYQTVQQGKSYFGLVHKAVSTQLLNMVAPPPEVTKPKPQPLTLELIQTIQKRMDAILETDWQDAEKGIYPVSLLFDNSWDDFFRFYPAVWLDMPEMWQRVNEKRYQDFTSEVETQGLPSYYVQNFHHQTNGYLSDESANLYDLQVELLFNGTADPMRRRVLAPLKEGLKAFSDIPPNQIKILDVACGTGRTLRNIRGTLPKASLYGVDLSAAYLRKANQLLSQIPGTLPQLVQGNGEELPFLDNYFHAMTSVFLFHELPPQARQNVINEAFRVVKPGGTFIICDSIQMSDSPELSIAMENFPEIFHEPYYRHYTTDNLTKRLTDAGFEAVSEQVHFMSKYLIAKKPIAVSPEPEKVATGIAID